The nucleotide sequence TTGAATAGACAAAGGAAGCAATGCTTGGAAATTGCCTTTGAAACTATAAACACAATTggcattatttacatttttactagtattattattgttgtgtATTTGAGGAACTTAGAAATCTTGCTGAGTGGGTCATCCATAATAATTCCTCCAGTCTCCCCTGGTTGTTTAAACCTCCTAACCTACTGcaatttttgaaatattatggAAAGCATGGCTTTTAGATACTTTCCATTAtttgagaagttaaaaaaaatttgatagcTGGCCTGATCTGgttaagttttctttttccaaaagaagtaataaaatagccttctcttttccaaaaaagactttctttaaaaaatacattaatcAAACTAAAATATCATGAGAGACAAGAatcactttcttttcctcactttttgcctccattttcctcccttatttttccacTTCTAGGTCAAGACTCAAATCTCAGAACCCTATTTCCATTCTTAGACTGAGAATGGGAATCCCCTTGTCCCCCAAATGGCTTGTTCTGGAATCCTGTTGTATGCAATAAATCCATAGACTTACCTTTTGCCAACTTTAGGATGCGAGTTTCTAAATATGAGGTCATGTTAAGTAGCTCCTCAATTAGAGAAGGACGCATtcctgggaagaagaaaaaaaggtcatCAAAAAAGAGAGTAAAGACTTGTAGTAACTATCTCACTCCATTCTTGAGAGGATCAAGAGTAccttcaaaatattttgtaaattagTATTATACCTGTCTTTGCTGAGTGGGTCAGCCCTTGATAATCCCCTGGACTATCCTGGTTGGCCCAAACTCATATTCCATTGcaatttttgaaatattaaagaaatattaaataatataactaTGTAGCTCAGTGAATAGGCAGTTGTGTCTGGAGTTGAGTGATCCAGGGTTGACAATTTGGCCTAACCATGTGACTCTTGGGCCAGTCATATAACTTGATTTGTCTACcccttattcttctgccttggaaccaatatttagtatcaattttaagatggaatataagagtttctaaaaaaatatattagggGAAGGAAGGACCTTAGGTCTTTCTATTATCTAGGAGGTTAAAAAGAATATCTGATATTTGTTTTTATGATCTATTTAAGCTTTTTTCAAAAGAAGTAATTAGATATCCTCTCCTTTCCTCAAAaagactttctttaaaaaagacaacttcattcatcaaaacaaaatattataagaagcaaAAGTCACTTGCTTTTTCTCACTTTCCCCCTCCATTTTCCTTGtttatctttcttcttctctcatcAAGACCCAAATCCAAGAATCAAAAGATTGGTGATTGAGTCCTTATTCCATCCTCATTCTGAGAACAAAATTGAGACAATCCACAGACTTACCTTTTATCACCTTCAGGAGTCGAGTTTCTAAATCTGAGGTCACATTATGTATTTCCTTAGTTGGAGAACACATTTCTGGGAAGAAGAAAACCTTTTTTTGGAGCCACTGTGACAAGGCAAAGAGCCAACTCAAGCCAATAAGTTATACACATTCATTCATATACATAAAATTCATGCACTCTCAGTTAAtccatcaagaaacatttattaattagctCTTATATGCCAACAAATGTGTCtagtatgtacaaaataaataaaatggaattttgggAGGATGGTGCTAGGAACAGGTGATATTAGGAAGCTCTTCctgtaaaatattttgcttgAGGTAATTTCTTAAGACAAATGGGGTTTGTAAAAAGCAGAAGTAGAAAGATGGCACCTTTCCTGCATGGGGAGAGGAAAGGCATGGAGATAAGTGTTGTGTGTGAGGAACATCAAGAAGGCCAGATTATAGTATGCATAAAGGGGATTAAAATGCATAAATCTTGAAAGGCAGGTTGCAGCCAGATTATGAAGAACTGTAAATGCCAGACAGAGCAATTTATAATTGGTCATCAAGGCAATAGGGAGCACCAGTGTTcactaaataagaaaatgatgtagttttaggaaaatcatattGGTAGTTGTGTGAAGGGTGGATTGAAGAAAGGACAGATTTGTGATCAATTAGGAGATTATTATGATAGATAGGTGATAGAGGAAGAGAGCCTAAACTAGGATAGTAGTTATGTGAGTAATGAGAAGAAGGTGGAGGAGAAAAGGATACTTTggaagtagaaatggcaagatccGGCAACTGATTACATATGTGGAGAGAGAAAGTTaggatttggaaaaaaacattaaatattgaAATTTTAGAAGACCTGAATGATGATGGTTGTGActttgacaaaaaaaagagatgattaggatttttttttaaatttgaggtagggattacagtggatagaatattgggtcCTGGGTTGGGAAGGGTTGATTTCAAAACCTGCCTCATACACTTCTAgctctatgactttgggcaaatcatttagtctctcttattatatctgtaaaatggagataataacatgGATCTTACAGGGTTCTTGCAAAGACTAAATGGATCAACATATGTAAAGTGCAATTTTGGGCAAATAATTATCCCTTTAATgggcctcagatttttatctttaaattgaaTAAGTTGAATTGGATGACCtatataaggtcccttccaactctaaatctaggatgGGCAATGTGGTAGAGTAGGAAAATAAGCttgatttgaaatcagagaatttgtgttcaaattctaaatctgttagctgttattattgaaAAGGAATGAATCATCTTTTATGCATGCCTTTTCTGAATGGTTGGCATATCAAACTACATATTTGTCTTTGAGCTAAAGTTTCCCAGAAGTAATCAATACCTGGATTCCTCTGTGTTCAGTAAATAGACAACCTTGCTTTGAGAAAGAAATCTGTTTGTGTGTATCACTAGTTCCACTTTGTCTACTATAGACACAGTATCATCAAGGTCAAAAGAGTCTTATAGAATTGGCAAGAGAtgggggcggctgggtggctcagtaactTGAGAGCCAAGaggagagactggaggtcctagattcaaatctggactcagacacttctagctctcctctctgtttctctctgtctttcctaaTTGCATGtgagctcacacacacacacacacacacacacacacacacacactcactcactcacacaaacacaaagagtgagagagagttaTCGAAGGCTGTGTATTCATTATGCAATGTTATATGAATTTTTCCATTCTGAATAATAGAGGTTATTATATTTGTCTTAACTGCCTCACAAAACTTTTAAGGTGGAGAGAGGGTGGAGagagggtggagagagagagagagagagagagagagagagagagagagagagagagagtgagagagagagagNNNNNNNNNNNNNNNNNNNNNNNNNNNNNNNNNNNNNNNNNNNNNNNNNNNNNNNNNNNNNNNNNNNNNNNNNNNNNNNNNNNNNNNNNNNNNNNNNNNNNNNNNNNNNNNNNNNNNNNNNNNNNNNNNNNNNNNNNNNNNNNNNNNNNNNNNNNNNNNNNNNNNNNNNNNNNNNNNNNNNNNNNNNNNNNNNNNNNNNNNNNNNNNNNNNNNNNNNNNNNNNNNNNNNNNNNNNNNNNNNNNNNNNNNNNNNNNNNNNNNNNNNNNNNNNNNNNNNNNNNNNNNNNNNNNNNNNNNNNNNNNNNNNNNNNNNNNNNNNNNNNNNNNNNNNNNNNNNNNNNNNNNNNNNNNNNNNNNNNNNNNNNNNNNNNNNNgagagagagagagagagagagagagagagagagagagagagagagagagagagagagagagagtgtgtgtgtgtgttatggaaGGCATAGAAAGAGGCTGACCAAGAGAAGGGGACTGACAAAAGGGAAAGCCTATGTGGAAAAGAACTTTTGATTATCCCATTCCTTCAATGCATGCTGGGTGAGGGTAAGCCAATTAAAGAGTGTTCTAGCAATTTGTTCATATATTTAAGATTATGCATGcaataaatttatttcctttgcttttgaacCTGGTATGAGAAAGACTCATAAAGTTTTCAAACCCAAATGTCAGAGTATGGAGGGGAATGGAACAGCTGGCTACCTGGGCTAAACCAAGGCTAAAAGACAtttggaagggcagctaggtggttcagtggattgagaactagccctagagatgagatgtcctggcttcatatctggcttcagacacttcctagctgtgtgacatttaacTTTGATTACACATTGCTTAGCCTtttttactcttctgccttgaaaatacacagtattgattctaagatggaaggtaagggtttttttaatttaattattttaatttaatttaatttaaaaaaatcacttggcACTCAGGGattccctacccccaccccaggaTATCTTTTTTCAGGAGTCACCCCTGCCCTGGCTCTGGGCATTACATATTAATTTTGCAGCAGTTTGACTTTCTTCCAACCAAATTATAAGGAAATTCTTTTAGAGTAGTCAGAAGATAGATAAAACTTGAGATTTACTTCCCATTTCCTGTCCACCCTCCTTTTGACTTGCTGataactccctctctccctcaccctATACCTCATTAAAGCAGAAAGCATAGAAGTTCTTACCACCTGGTTCTCCTTTCATACCCttgattcctggaggtccttGTATTCCTGGGTTTCCTGGAGGCCCCACCTTCCCTGGATTTCCTTGGGGTCCTCTGAGCCCTTCACCTATTTAATTTGAATGAGTTtagcatatataattatatatatgtatatacattatatagcCCTTCacctacaaaaaataaaacacattttatttattaatttaacaaacgtgaagggaaaaaccaaaacaaaacctgtACACGTCAACATCTTGAACTTGCTATATGTTGTCCTTATGAGGACATGAGAATCCAGTGATCTCATAAAATGGAGACCCTGAAAGCCATTAAGTTTAACACTCAGTGGTATGTTTCATAAGATTTCCTTAAAAGAAAGTTATTGGAAGATTCCAGAGAAAATCATTGACACTTTGACCACTGAGTCATCTGCTATTGGTAGAATATGTCACTAGAATCAAATCCCAGGGGTCAATAGATTTCCTGGAATGACTAAGACCTTGGATTAAAGTCCTTCAGGGAAAATATAAAGATGTAACACCATATGATGAAAGAGACACTTAACAAAGGACTCTAGAGGCTTGGGTTCCAATTCTAGTTCTaagtttgttttgtattttgCATGAATCAATCtccttttctgtattttattttctttctttgtaaaatggggacgtTGGGTGATATGGTCCATAAGATCAATGACTAACACTCTGATCTTACACTTTTGCTCTTACTTAAATATTATTGCTTTTTACATACCTGggtctcccttttctcctttagaTCCTGCTTTCCCATCTCGTCCATCTCTCCCAGGCAGTCCAGTGACCCAAGGACCATGACAATGAGTGGCTAAATAAGTTGATGGCTGCTCTTCATTTTCCCCTATCTCTGAGCAAGATCCAATGAGTGCCCACTCTAGGAGCAAGAGACTGAGCAGGGGCAGGAGAACCATCATTTGGACCCCAGACCTGGGAAATATCAAAGAGAATCATTGCAGGTGGCTCTTGggtcaaaacaatttttatttatcatctccCTTGATAGTCTAGACCTAATCTCAACATCCAAATGTATGCATGAGCAGGAAATATCATCCAAGAAAGGGTCCTGGATGAGAACTATCTGTCACAGAGAGACCTACCCAGAGAAGAGAAGCTTTTTGGGATTCTCACATTCTGATTCATttttgttgaaagctatccaacatctccagataatctgataaggaagGCTTTGTTGATAAAGAAAGAGGCTGGACACAGGAGATGATCTTTCTGTTAGCTCCTACCTGCTCCTACCTgtcatggagtcttgagtttattATATgctattttcacacaaagaacataAAGAAAACTTTACAGCTGCATAGAGGTTACAAATTATACCAAAAAAACCCCTTGAGGCTTCAAAGTAGAaatagaacagggtccaaggccgAATTCTAGCTATCTTGATATCAGAAAACTAATTCTGTGAATAGTAACTTTATTCTATAGATaacataaatgaattgagtcttgtactTTTTATTGGGAGGACTGCACCTACTTGGATGAAGTCTTGTCTAGCTCTGGCCTTGGCTGTCTTAGGAatatttttagagttcaggcatcttaattttcttggagagaaattgttaactcagtaacTGTttgtttgctaagaacttaaagctttccaataaggctataatgtttttcaataagaaaaggtatggatcataaaaggggtcaaaagaggagtcttagatttttatctatttgaagctatttctcttattggcttcccacaaattCCCCCTTTTCTgttaaattaaagtgatttattacGTAGCAAAACCTTTATTAATGAAAAAGAGTCATAGAATAGTTACAACAATCAGCTACAGCTGGATCTTATGGGATTCACCATTTATGTTATTTCTCTATAGCTCACAACACATGTTAAGGAGTGAAGTCAATATTCCAATTGAACAAGatggaaacagaaaggaagaggtaACAAATGAATCCATCGTATAGTCTAGGggttcttattccttttttttttctggtatcaTTGACCTTTTTGGCAATTGGGTGAAGCTGATGAGGCCCTCctcaaaatgatgtttttaaatggaaagaaatactaaatttctATAGTGTTAGTAAAAAACAAAGATGTAATTTTCTACCCACCTCACTCCAAGATCGCAAACACTCAGGAATTTTTTCCATAGAACATAGGTTAAAGTTTCCTGTTGTATCCCCTACCTCTTTGTGATTTTAAAGGTTGAAGGAGAAGACTAGATTCAGCAGTACATGCTTAAGCGCCTCTGCCCATTTCAATCTGATTAAGGTTAGACTTCTGTCCTTGTACTCAATCTACAGCTGAACTTAGTACCCACCTCTCTGTTTACTAAGACTTGTGGGAAAGCTGACAATTTTTGGCTAgaacaaatattttctcagtcCCCTTTGccttacatatttttctttttctttctcttgaaacCTGTTATTGAGAAATCAAGTCATGAAATATTTAGTGagaatttgcttttttcttttcctctattttctctttcattcattccataatattctctgaacttctgttctcttctctagAATAGAGAGGAGAATAGTAGAATAGGAGCTCTATGGAGTATCCAAGAAAGGGAGAAGACATAGTTTTACCCTCCAGAAGTCTAATTGAGGAAGCAAGAGATAAAAGAAGATATCTAACAAAGCAAACAGGTGTCAGGTGAGTTGCACAGGCCTGATACAATATACCTAGTAATAGATTTAGTATCAGAGATTGAAATCTTATCTCCTTCTCTGTACATCTCCATGATCTTGGATACTTACATACATCTCTCTGAagttcagtttcctcctttctgAAATGAAGTGTTGGAAATGATCTTGGAGGGTCTTTCCAGACCTAAATTGGTTGGTCCTATAAATACCATATGAAGTCAGAGAgctttctgtcttttattttttcctctctctctatgAGTCCAATACCTAATGGTAATCTTCCCTTCTGATCCCATCTTCATATCTATCTCTATACATAGCATTTCTGATGCACTCATGCCCTGTgggttttatataaaatattaaactaGCTCAGTACTTCCTCAGGTTCTCACTTCTGAATGCTAGCTCTCCTctctactatttttttaaaacttgcttTTTATCTTCATAATTCTAACACAGTAGAACAAgagctaggtaaatggggttaagtgacttgctcatgatcaaacagctaagaagtgtttgagatcaaatttCTCCTCTCTACTTTTAAATAGACCCCTTTCCTTGGCAGCCTGATAGAGTTGGAAAAGTGTTAGACAGAGAGTCAAAAGAtagttggattcaaatcctagttctgacatctactgtgtgaccttgggcaagtccttcaacctttttcatttaacttcagtttcctcatctataaaactgagataataataacatctacttcataGAGgtgttatgaggttcaaatgaaatgacaactttaataattttttgcaaatcttaacatgtgttatttgttttattactattattgaaaAATATAGTTCACAATATCTcccttgtaaaaatattttaggtCGAGCATGTGCTCTGTGGCTCCATTGCATTGGTAAGTTGAATCCTTCAGTCAACAAACATCAGTATAAGCACCTACTTAGtgtcatgcactgtgctaagcactaggtttacaaagcaatgaaaaaaaacaaactttgatCTCAAGGAACTCTCAGTTTCATGGGAGTAGATAAAATGCAAACATGTTATATATAGGAGAAACAGGAAATAGTCAACAGAGTGACAACACTAGAATtaggagggatcaggaaaggcttcttctagaaggtgggactttagctagcacttgaaggaagtgaggaggtagagataaaaaagagctttctaggcatgggggatagccagtgaaaatgctgtCCTGTCagaagatggagtatcttgttccaGGGATCCCCAGAGGATGATTATTGTTTCTCCCCTCAGATTTTTTGGAGAAGTCTGATGGGTTTTTCTCATGACATAGCTCATGAAGTCATACCAAAACACTTTCCCCACTGCTTCTCAATTATCAGTTAGCCAGCCTGACTTAATTAgcagcaaatatttaataaattggcATACATAGTGAGAATAAATGATACAAAAGTCCCCCCAAACTGGAGATATTTctattgttattcatttgtttcagttgtgtcttactggaatagtttgctgtttccttctccagttcactttacagatgaggaaactggggcaaatagggttgtgacttgtcctaggcaacacagcttataagtgtctgagactggagttggtctttctgattcctgtctcagggctttatccactgtaccatctacctGCCCAAACTGGACACATATATTCTCACCAGTACATACAAAGTCCAGAGGAAAGTGAACACAAACTTATGTACCTTATGTGTCAAAAATTCATAGTTCTGGAAATTCTTTTCTTGGTACTCCCTTTCTTTGCTTCATGAGACCCTAAAGATGTTCTTCTCAGGCATGGCATTGCTTTCTGCTGAACTCCTTGTAGAGTCTGGAGGCTGCTTTTTTCTCTAGCATGTCTAATTTGTTCTTGACTCTTGTTACAGACCTGGATTTCAGCTGCTCTGGAGACATAGCTAGAATGCTAAGAAGTTTAAATCCTCTGACCTAGTAAAGTGTATAATTCTTCCCCTAGGCAAGGTAAGGAGGAGTCATAGATTCTTTTCCTCTGTTCTTTGGAGTTATTTTTCCTGAGTGACAACTCTTCTTACTTCTATATCAGCAGATGCCCAAAGTTTGGGTTCTGAGCTAacttgctatatatatatatatatttccctctctctATATGAGTCCACTGGTCATGACCAGGCATAAATTGGTTTGATGCCTTTGATTAATGAAATGATTGAATAGAGttattttcagttgaagaaatttgGGATGGGTGGGTAGAGCCATAGGGAAGTAGACTGACACCCCAGGAACAATGATTGGATTGATTGAATTATGGAAAGTGGTTGGTGGAGTGGAGGGATGATGGAGAAAAAGTAGCTGGGGGTAAGATAAAATATGATTGGAGCTGCCTGTTTCACAGAGACAAGTGACACATGAGGCAACCCCTAATTAGTACAATGGGGATCCAGGATGGGAGTACTGGAACTGAAAGGGTTAAGTTCTCCAGGGACTGCTAAACATGGTAGAATTTAATGATCCTCTTAGAGAAatgtctctctctcatcctcttagagaaatatctctctctctctctctctctctctctctctctctctctctctctctctctctctctctcaatttattTCTCTGATCTATTTCATCTATCATTATCAATAAATCTAATATATCTATCTCTTTCTAACCTATCTAATAAATCAATTTAAGTATATCAATCAATCTAACTCTCCATCTATATTTGGTGGAGTGGAGAGACAATGGAGAAAAGGTAGCTGGGGAGTAAGGGGAAATGGGGTCAGAGGTGCCTGTGTCATAGGGACAAGTATCACATGAGGAACCTCTAATTGGTACAACATCTGTCTACCTATCTCTAGcaatatctgtctatctatctatctatctatctatctatctatctatctatctatctatctatctatctacctatttatctctctctctatctatctagatataaagatagaaatacatatatgtgtatggagTGTTTGGGGAGGACTAGCCTCTCTTCTATAAGGGCTTGCTTTTTCATGGCTTCTCATATACCTTTGGTGTCTTCCTCTTAACTAATTCTCACCTGGGGCTCCAAGATGCTATAGCCACATGCCCTTAAAACTTTCTGGGTAAATAGGCTAAACaagattgagggtaactgacagaccTCAAAACCGTTGGGGAATTAGGAAGAAAATGACCCCAAGGATATGAAGATTTTCCCCACTGAAATTGTTAGATGAGAGTGAGTTGTTCCAAAGCTTTGAAGGCATCAGCAACAGCCACTGTGGAGGACTTGGAGCTTTGTTAGATGCTGAAGATGCCACAGTCATCTCCTGTATTCTAGACCATCAACATTTATATTGACTTTTACCTTAACACTGGACTTtgaagactctggaagagagagtgagaccaaTAACTTCATGTAACTTTGTCAcacaaatccaattcatgagcaagttaAGACATTACCctttgatgtcattggtcctcttcaaaaacaaaggacaaacaataacatatacacatatatacatatataatattacaactatttatatatgtatgcacacatacaaCATACACATAAGTGTGTATATAGTTGCTTTTAAAAAACTGGACCTCTAATTTACTATTATTGCAAACTCCTAATGAAGCAGCTCCCCCAATCAGCTCTCCTACTATCAACCAATATAGACATTCAGTATCCATAACTTAGAGTGTCATCCCAATGCTTAGAATCTTTGGATGTTCAGTTACTTGaccagggtcccagagctagtaTCAGAAGTGGGTCTTGAGCCCAGGACATTGGGACAGAAGCCAGCTCTCAATCTGCTATGAAGTTCTGCTGATTAGCAGTATTGTTTTTGCAGAGGACATTTCTAAATTGGGCAGCTAGTAGACAGTACACAGAGTTTCAGGTgtagagccagaaagacctgagttcaaatctagcctcagacatttactagctctgtgaccctgggcaattatttaaccctgtttgcctgattcctcttctggaaaatgagctgaagaaggaatggcaaaccactccagtattcttgccaagaaaacctcagatgggatcatgaagtatcagacacaactgaaacaacagaagaaaatcaaagaactGTAGAATATAGAGAATATTCAAATCACTAGCAAACATTATTGGGTATTAGTTGGATAATGTAACATTTAGCTCTTTAGTAAGTCTAACAGCAGTACACAGAATCATATGCTGAAATtgccaatttaaaattttatttttcccctacaATGGCTATTTCTCAGAACATTTTAACAGGATTTCCATAAAGCACGCTAAGTGCATAaacttattaatatttaatttatttgcaAGAATGACTCAATATACAGAGCCTCTAACAATTCATATAACATGGCAAAGGTTACGAGCAAGATTAACTGAGATCTAATGATCATAAACGCTTCTTCCTATATGCTCTTGTTCTGGTTCCTGAAAATGTTGACAACTTTTGAATCTCTATTAGTGTTTCTGGCTCTTGTCAACTTAATATCAGTTTATTCCTTTGAATCAGTAATGTCGTTGTGTTAGTTGTTAACCTTTAAATTTTATAGATTCTAATACTTTTTCCTGATTTCTTGAGATCATGAATctggataaatatataaatttcctGAAAAAATTCCAGGAAAGGATTATCACATGGAAACTATTTTGCCTTCCAGCATAATATTGAACTTCTCtgctaacttctttttttttttttaaacccttaccttccatcttggagtcaatattgtatattggctccaaggcagaagagtggtaaaggtaggcaatgggggttaagtaacttgcccagggtcacacagctgggaagtgtctgaggccagatttgaacctaggatctcccatctctaggcctggctctcaatcaactgagctacccagctgcctttgctaactttttttttaaaaatcatttcttttttttttcatttttatctgcaATTATTATTGACatctttgatattttaaaaatctctgttgaagcataatagattttattccaactcattttaattttgcattaatttttatatttcaaatatatttcttataaacaacatattgttggagtCTGTTTTCTAAGCCATTTTGCTATCCTCTTCTAAGAATGAGTGAATTCATACAACTGACATTCAGGGTTCTGATTATTAATTGTCTATTTCTTTCCAGTATGTTCTCCTGTACTTTTTCTCCATTACTAATCCAACCTTTCTTTACAAAGAAGAGATTGATGAAAGAGCAATTTACTTACCacttaattacttaattaattgCTTAACActgataatatttaattaatgcAATCTATTTTGactccatttcctcttttctcctttcccttctgctGAAcacaggttttttttccctttctttactgtTAATTACTCCCCTCACTGATTCTGGAGTTtgttttacttttgctttattCCGTTgctgctctttctctttctctcctctcttgtcCTCTATCCCCTTCTATTTCCAAAATAAATCTAATGTGTATCTATACCATGCTTTGTATGTCTGTAAATATGGTTGTTTGAGTGTTAAGCTTTCCAATATACAAGTCAGATGAAAGTGAAGTTGATGAGATGCCAGTTCCCGCTACGTTTTTTACATCTGTAGACTCTTTCTCTCATGGGTCCTTATTAGATCTGGtagtcctttcctcctcttcccttctagAGTAacctccatttaaaaatttttcgaCTTCTTAGACTGTTAAAGTAGAATAGTTTTGCCAGATGAGTTATTCCTGTAAGTCTTCATCTTTTGTCTTTGGAATATCACATTCAAGGTTTTCCTCATGGTTGTAGCATTCTAGTTCAAGTATGATCCTGAATGTGACTTCTTGatacttgaccttttgttttGGCTATTGgaagtatgatttttttcctttgacttaGAAGTTCTAGATTTGTGCAATAATATtactaggagttttcattttggattttctttcagAAAGCAAATGgtagaatatttttgtttttactatgaAAAAATCTGGGGTTCTCTTACATATGATTTCTTGGAACATagggttaatttttttgttatgacTTTCAGGTAGAAGATCCATTAAGACTCagattttttaagattatttctcCTTGACAAGTTTTCCTGgttggttttaaaaatatcatattccttaCATTGTCTTCTCTTTTGCccattcttttaactttgttttaataGTCCTTATTTCATCATAGAGTTATTACTTTCCAATTCTGGCAGCTTTTTAGTGCAGTCCAGTGAATGGCAGAACATGACTTTTtctcatt is from Gracilinanus agilis isolate LMUSP501 chromosome 2, AgileGrace, whole genome shotgun sequence and encodes:
- the LOC123236397 gene encoding pulmonary surfactant-associated protein A-like, producing the protein MMVLLPLLSLLLLEWALIGSCSEIGENEEQPSTYLATHCHGPWVTGLPGRDGRDGKAGSKGEKGDPGEGLRGPQGNPGKVGPPGNPGIQGPPGIKGMKGEPGGMRPSLIEELLNMTSYLETRILKLAKALAFYGSMVHLGEKFYVTTGQAFNFAVVNKTCHEMGGTVATPRNKEENAAIRKLVVRHNTYAFLGLREGIKQGKFYYLDGSPVNYTNWYSGRPDGEGQENCVEMYTDGTWNDRYCYKDRLGICEF